A region of Domibacillus sp. DTU_2020_1001157_1_SI_ALB_TIR_016 DNA encodes the following proteins:
- a CDS encoding DUF4188 domain-containing protein gives MGKHIYPGRYTTENTEDIVVFIIGMRINKPIALNKWLPVFNAMPGMIRELYTNKDELGFLSMESYFGLRTTSMIQYWRSMDDLLAYAKNEKHLTAWANFNKKVGNNPAVGIYHETYQVKNGDYESIYGNMPHYGLGKALNHMPITTGQSSARKRLNSYKMQ, from the coding sequence ATGGGCAAGCATATTTATCCTGGTCGTTATACAACGGAGAATACAGAAGATATTGTCGTTTTTATCATTGGCATGAGAATTAACAAGCCCATCGCATTAAATAAGTGGCTGCCGGTATTTAACGCGATGCCTGGAATGATTCGGGAGCTTTATACAAACAAGGATGAATTGGGCTTCCTATCAATGGAAAGCTATTTTGGGCTTAGAACCACTTCTATGATTCAATATTGGCGTTCAATGGATGACTTACTCGCTTATGCTAAAAATGAAAAGCATTTAACAGCATGGGCCAACTTTAATAAAAAGGTCGGTAACAACCCCGCGGTGGGAATTTATCATGAAACCTATCAAGTAAAAAATGGAGATTATGAATCGATCTATGGAAATATGCCTCACTATGGTTTAGGAAAAGCATTGAACCATATGCCGATTACGACAGGACAAAGCTCTGCCAGAAAACGGCTGAATTCCTACAAAATGCAGTAG
- a CDS encoding PadR family transcriptional regulator: MKSYSDTTYAILGILTTDCKSGYAIKQFIDQSLNHFWKISYGQIYPTLKSIVEEGFAEVRISSTPGKPDKNEYYLTPKGKETLKSWLEKPIKQLPVERNELLLKLFFSRHQPKERTLLLLESYKRDLETRYQTYAAIEQAIANHKEKSEDAMYWLFTLDYGKRIAEAAVAWCEDTLNKLLNEGVS; the protein is encoded by the coding sequence TTGAAAAGTTACAGTGATACTACCTACGCCATTTTAGGAATATTAACGACAGACTGTAAATCTGGTTATGCCATTAAGCAGTTTATTGATCAAAGCTTGAATCATTTCTGGAAAATTAGTTATGGCCAGATATATCCGACATTAAAATCCATTGTCGAAGAGGGATTTGCAGAAGTTCGGATTTCATCCACCCCGGGAAAGCCAGATAAAAATGAGTACTACCTCACTCCAAAAGGAAAAGAAACTTTAAAGAGCTGGTTAGAGAAGCCCATCAAACAACTGCCTGTTGAACGAAATGAACTATTACTTAAATTATTTTTTAGCCGCCATCAGCCTAAAGAAAGAACTCTATTACTGCTGGAAAGTTATAAACGGGATTTAGAAACCCGTTATCAAACGTATGCAGCGATTGAACAGGCCATTGCCAATCATAAAGAGAAATCCGAGGATGCAATGTATTGGCTGTTTACATTAGACTATGGAAAAAGGATAGCGGAAGCTGCTGTTGCCTGGTGTGAAGATACTCTTAACAAGCTGTTAAATGAGGGGGTTTCCTGA
- the garD gene encoding galactarate dehydratase, with protein sequence MNTKSMQAVEPLYIKVNETDNVAIIVNTGGLDKGTSFPNGLQLKDRVPQGHKVALTDIKENEPIIRYGEVIGHALKPIEKGNWVEESLVKMPQSPKLSELPLATNIPETLPPLEGYTFQGFRNEDGSVGTKNILGITTSVQCVVGVLDFVVNRIKKELLPKYPNVDDVVALNHNYGCGVAINAPEAVIPIRTIQNLAKHPNFGGEALVVGLGCEKLSPMRINPNGKESDIISLQDQPGFAGMVQSIMEMAEERLIKLNRRQRETCSVSELVIGTQCGGSDAFSGVTANPAVGYAADLLVRAGATVLFSEVTEVRDAIHLLTPRAVNEEVGQALIKEMDWYDQYLALGDADRSANPSPGNKKGGLANVVEKSLGSIAKSGRSPISGVLAPGEKATEKGLIFAATPASDFVCGTLQLASGMHLQVFTTGRGTPYSLAMAPVIKVSTRNSLTEQWKDLIDINAGTIATGEATIEEVGWEIFRFILDVASGHKKTWTEHWGLHNDLALFNPAPIT encoded by the coding sequence ATGAACACAAAAAGCATGCAAGCTGTTGAACCACTTTATATCAAAGTTAATGAAACAGACAATGTGGCGATTATTGTGAATACAGGTGGACTAGATAAAGGAACAAGCTTTCCAAATGGTCTTCAATTAAAAGACAGAGTTCCACAGGGACATAAAGTAGCTTTGACAGATATAAAGGAGAACGAGCCTATTATTCGCTATGGTGAAGTGATCGGGCATGCGCTAAAACCAATCGAAAAAGGCAACTGGGTTGAGGAATCATTAGTCAAAATGCCCCAATCTCCAAAACTGAGTGAATTACCGTTAGCAACGAACATACCGGAAACCCTGCCTCCTCTTGAAGGGTATACATTTCAAGGATTTCGCAATGAAGATGGCAGTGTAGGGACGAAGAACATCTTAGGCATTACAACAAGTGTTCAATGTGTAGTAGGTGTGCTGGATTTTGTGGTAAACCGTATTAAAAAAGAGCTTCTGCCGAAGTATCCTAATGTTGATGATGTTGTCGCCCTAAACCACAATTATGGCTGCGGAGTAGCGATCAATGCTCCTGAAGCGGTTATTCCTATTCGTACGATTCAAAACCTGGCGAAACACCCGAATTTCGGTGGCGAAGCATTGGTAGTCGGTCTAGGATGCGAGAAACTTTCGCCAATGAGAATCAACCCAAACGGGAAAGAATCTGATATTATTTCACTTCAGGATCAGCCAGGATTTGCGGGCATGGTTCAGTCCATTATGGAGATGGCCGAGGAACGATTGATAAAACTAAACCGCAGACAGCGTGAAACGTGTTCGGTTTCTGAACTGGTTATCGGCACTCAATGCGGGGGAAGTGATGCCTTCTCGGGCGTAACCGCTAATCCGGCAGTCGGCTATGCTGCGGATTTGTTAGTTAGAGCGGGAGCAACGGTATTATTTTCAGAAGTTACAGAAGTGCGCGATGCTATTCATCTGTTAACGCCGCGTGCTGTGAATGAAGAAGTCGGACAGGCTTTAATAAAAGAAATGGACTGGTATGATCAATACCTTGCTTTGGGTGATGCTGACCGAAGCGCCAATCCATCTCCCGGAAACAAAAAAGGCGGGCTAGCCAATGTTGTAGAAAAATCCCTGGGTTCTATTGCTAAATCAGGAAGAAGCCCTATATCAGGCGTACTGGCTCCTGGTGAAAAAGCGACAGAAAAAGGACTGATTTTTGCAGCTACACCCGCTAGTGATTTTGTTTGTGGAACGTTACAGCTGGCTTCAGGCATGCATCTTCAAGTGTTTACCACAGGAAGAGGAACACCTTATAGCCTGGCTATGGCTCCCGTTATCAAAGTATCTACACGAAATTCTTTAACTGAACAATGGAAAGATCTTATTGATATCAATGCTGGAACGATCGCTACCGGAGAAGCGACCATTGAAGAAGTTGGATGGGAAATTTTCCGATTCATTTTAGATGTTGCAAGTGGACACAAGAAAACCTGGACAGAGCATTGGGGTTTGCATAATGATTTAGCCCTATTCAACCCAGCTCCTATTACGTAA
- a CDS encoding FadR/GntR family transcriptional regulator codes for MNAPARKLGVQSVNRNTLSKQVVERIVQLLVSGQLKAGDKLPPEMELMEELEVSRSVLREALSALETLGVITRKTREGTFFNNKIGTHPFSVMLALATDNLPAIIEARMALELGLVTIAAEKITDEQLARLKATIDAIANSNDDDYGNADKEFHLIIALSANNPVLEGMIDSLLITHNRINSLIQIRERERTLEYHKAIYAALKTRNPQEAFNHMYQHLDFVRNKVLQYSLTQE; via the coding sequence ATGAATGCTCCAGCAAGAAAGCTTGGGGTTCAATCAGTGAACCGCAATACCCTTTCAAAACAAGTAGTAGAACGGATTGTACAGCTTCTCGTCAGCGGACAATTGAAAGCCGGTGACAAGCTTCCTCCTGAAATGGAACTCATGGAAGAACTGGAAGTGAGCAGGTCTGTACTGCGGGAAGCTCTTAGTGCCCTTGAAACGCTCGGTGTTATTACACGGAAAACACGCGAAGGAACTTTTTTTAATAATAAAATCGGTACCCACCCCTTCTCTGTTATGCTAGCGCTCGCAACCGATAACTTACCGGCTATCATTGAAGCGCGTATGGCATTGGAGTTAGGACTTGTGACTATAGCTGCTGAGAAGATAACAGACGAACAGCTTGCAAGATTAAAAGCAACAATCGATGCGATTGCCAACAGTAATGATGATGACTATGGCAATGCGGACAAAGAATTTCATTTGATTATTGCCCTAAGCGCTAACAATCCAGTTCTTGAAGGAATGATTGATTCTCTTTTAATCACTCATAATAGAATTAATAGTTTGATTCAAATTAGAGAGCGTGAACGGACTTTAGAGTACCATAAAGCGATTTATGCAGCCCTGAAGACGCGGAACCCTCAAGAAGCATTTAACCATATGTATCAACATCTTGATTTTGTCCGTAATAAAGTACTTCAGTACTCCCTTACACAAGAATAA
- the gudD gene encoding glucarate dehydratase translates to MNTQLIQENVQTGTPIITEMIVVPVAGHDSMLLNLSGAHAPYFTRNIVLLKDNAGNVGVGEVPGGEKIRQTLEDAREIVVGQSIGTYNNILNNVRRQFADRDAAGRGLQTFDLRITIHAVTALEAALLDLVGKYLGVPVAALLGEGQQRDKVEMLGYLFYVGDRNKTDLEYRNEADVEDDWFRLRHEEALTPEAVVRLAEAAHARYGFNDFKLKGGVLRGEEEIEAVTALAERFPEARITLDPNGGWLLKDAIRLCRDQHHVLAYAEDPCGAEGGFSAREVMAEFRRATGLPTATNMIATDWRQMGHSIQLQSVDIPLADPHFWTMQGSVRVAQMCHDWGLTWGSHSNNHFDISLAMFTHVAAAAPGKITAIDTHWIWQDGQRLTKEPFKIVGGMVDVPTKPGLGVEIDMEQLEKAHQLYKEKGLGARDDALAMQYLIPGWTFDPKRPCFVR, encoded by the coding sequence ATGAACACTCAATTAATCCAGGAAAACGTCCAGACAGGTACGCCTATTATTACAGAAATGATTGTTGTTCCCGTTGCGGGCCATGACAGCATGCTCCTGAACTTAAGCGGAGCTCACGCCCCTTACTTTACGCGTAATATTGTGCTGCTGAAAGACAATGCAGGAAATGTCGGTGTGGGTGAAGTCCCAGGCGGGGAGAAAATCCGCCAGACGCTTGAAGATGCGCGTGAGATCGTGGTCGGCCAGTCTATCGGCACCTACAACAATATTTTAAATAACGTACGCCGCCAGTTTGCAGATCGGGATGCGGCAGGACGCGGCCTGCAGACGTTTGACCTTCGCATTACAATCCATGCTGTAACCGCTTTAGAAGCCGCTCTTCTCGACTTAGTCGGCAAATACCTTGGCGTTCCAGTCGCCGCCCTTTTAGGCGAAGGACAGCAGCGGGACAAAGTGGAAATGCTGGGCTATCTATTTTATGTTGGGGACCGGAACAAAACGGATCTGGAGTACCGGAACGAAGCAGATGTAGAGGATGACTGGTTCCGCCTCCGCCATGAAGAAGCGTTAACCCCTGAAGCGGTTGTCCGTCTCGCAGAAGCGGCTCACGCCCGCTATGGCTTTAATGATTTTAAATTAAAAGGCGGGGTTTTACGGGGTGAAGAAGAAATCGAAGCCGTCACGGCACTGGCAGAACGGTTCCCAGAAGCACGCATTACCCTGGACCCGAACGGCGGCTGGCTCCTGAAAGACGCCATCCGCTTATGCCGGGACCAGCACCATGTTCTGGCTTATGCAGAAGATCCTTGCGGAGCAGAAGGCGGCTTCTCAGCTCGTGAAGTGATGGCCGAATTCAGACGCGCGACAGGACTTCCTACTGCTACAAATATGATTGCCACAGACTGGCGTCAGATGGGGCACTCTATCCAGCTGCAGTCGGTGGATATTCCGCTGGCAGATCCGCATTTCTGGACGATGCAGGGTTCTGTCCGGGTCGCGCAGATGTGCCATGACTGGGGACTCACATGGGGATCTCACTCGAACAACCATTTTGATATTTCACTAGCTATGTTTACACATGTGGCAGCCGCTGCCCCTGGAAAAATCACCGCTATTGATACACACTGGATCTGGCAGGACGGACAGCGCCTGACAAAAGAACCGTTTAAGATTGTGGGTGGAATGGTCGATGTTCCAACAAAACCAGGGCTTGGTGTGGAGATTGATATGGAGCAGCTGGAAAAAGCCCACCAGCTGTATAAAGAAAAAGGACTCGGTGCACGCGATGATGCACTCGCTATGCAGTATTTGATTCCAGGATGGACGTTTGATCCGAAACGCCCTTGCTTTGTTAGGTAA
- a CDS encoding MFS transporter has protein sequence MANPEKILQPSPIAPGAQKKTRVRWFVVFMLFVVTAINYADRATLSIAGPEMSSQLGLDSVMMGYVFSAFAWSYVAGQIPGGWLLDRFGSKKVYFWSVFIWSVFTLLQGFIGFLGSAGTAIVALFALRFLVGLAEAPSFPANSRIVASWFPSHERGTAAATFNSAQYFATVLFAPIMGYIAYKLGWEYVFFFMGAVGIIVAFIWMKVIHSPKEHPRINEAELAYIEEGGALTNMDQAETKKEKKKGINWSQVKQLLTNRMLLGVYLGQYCITTLTYFFLTWFPVYLVQERGMTILEVGFVASLPAICGFVGGILGGTFSDFLLRKGFSLTVARKTPIVVGMLLSMTLVAANYVDTQWVVIFVMALAFFGKGFGALGWAVVADTSPKEMSGVSGGLFNTFGNIAGITTPIIIGYIIATTGSFNGALVFVGANALVAICSYLFLVGEIKRVELKS, from the coding sequence ATGGCTAATCCAGAAAAAATCCTTCAGCCCTCTCCAATAGCTCCTGGTGCTCAGAAAAAAACACGCGTACGCTGGTTTGTTGTTTTTATGCTGTTTGTTGTTACCGCCATCAACTACGCTGACCGCGCTACTCTCTCGATCGCAGGACCTGAAATGTCGAGTCAGCTTGGCCTTGATTCTGTCATGATGGGATACGTTTTCTCTGCTTTTGCCTGGTCCTATGTAGCCGGACAAATTCCTGGCGGCTGGCTGCTAGACCGGTTCGGTTCGAAGAAAGTATACTTTTGGAGCGTCTTTATATGGTCGGTGTTTACTCTTTTACAAGGATTTATCGGATTTTTAGGCTCTGCAGGAACAGCTATCGTGGCTTTGTTTGCACTCCGGTTTCTCGTTGGGTTGGCAGAAGCTCCTTCTTTTCCTGCCAACAGCCGGATCGTCGCTTCCTGGTTTCCAAGCCATGAACGCGGCACCGCTGCAGCTACCTTTAACTCAGCGCAGTATTTTGCAACCGTTCTCTTCGCACCGATTATGGGTTATATTGCATATAAACTTGGCTGGGAATATGTTTTCTTCTTTATGGGAGCGGTCGGAATCATCGTAGCTTTTATCTGGATGAAAGTAATCCACAGTCCAAAGGAACATCCGCGGATTAACGAAGCCGAGCTTGCTTATATTGAAGAAGGCGGCGCCCTGACAAATATGGATCAGGCAGAAACAAAGAAAGAAAAAAAGAAAGGCATTAATTGGAGCCAGGTTAAGCAGCTGCTGACAAACCGTATGCTTTTAGGCGTTTACCTTGGCCAATACTGCATTACAACGCTTACATACTTTTTCCTTACCTGGTTTCCGGTCTATCTTGTACAGGAAAGAGGCATGACCATTCTTGAAGTTGGTTTTGTCGCTTCCCTGCCTGCGATTTGCGGATTTGTCGGTGGAATTTTAGGAGGAACGTTTTCAGATTTCCTGCTCCGTAAAGGCTTCTCTTTAACGGTTGCCCGTAAAACACCAATTGTGGTCGGCATGTTATTGTCTATGACGTTAGTTGCCGCAAATTATGTGGATACACAATGGGTTGTGATCTTTGTGATGGCGCTTGCCTTCTTCGGAAAAGGGTTTGGCGCACTTGGCTGGGCAGTGGTCGCAGATACATCGCCAAAAGAAATGTCAGGCGTCAGCGGCGGCCTTTTCAATACCTTCGGCAACATTGCCGGTATTACGACGCCGATCATTATCGGCTACATTATTGCTACAACCGGTTCATTTAACGGGGCGCTTGTTTTCGTTGGTGCCAATGCACTCGTTGCGATCTGCAGCTACCTGTTCCTTGTAGGTGAAATTAAGCGGGTTGAATTAAAATCGTAA
- the kdgD gene encoding 5-dehydro-4-deoxyglucarate dehydratase translates to MTQNRQAPTGILGFPIAPFTKNNQLDEQALAQNVQDLLDDGLEAIFVACAAAEYPSLSKSEYEAMVEVAVSVTGGKVPVYTGVGGNIQTSLELAQISADKGADGYLILPPYLVTGEQEGQAAYFKAIAESTDLNAIVYQRDNVSFSISTLETLAEVPQVVGVKDGLGNMELNTLLTQTFGDRFGWLNGMPLAEVTMPAYIPLGFDSYSSAISNYIPHISRKFYTSLQNGDQETVRDIFKHVILPIHNIRCQRKGYAVSLIKAGMEIVGKPVGEHVRLPVLPVEKEHYAQMESILKNALDRFPKETAVQPIQ, encoded by the coding sequence ATGACTCAAAATCGTCAGGCTCCGACCGGGATTTTAGGATTCCCGATTGCACCATTTACAAAAAACAATCAGCTGGATGAGCAGGCACTGGCCCAAAACGTACAGGATTTACTGGATGATGGACTGGAAGCGATCTTTGTCGCATGCGCCGCAGCGGAATACCCATCCTTAAGCAAGAGTGAATACGAAGCCATGGTGGAAGTTGCCGTATCGGTGACCGGCGGAAAAGTACCGGTTTACACAGGTGTAGGGGGCAATATTCAAACATCTTTGGAACTGGCCCAGATTTCGGCAGACAAAGGCGCAGACGGCTATCTGATTCTGCCGCCCTATCTTGTAACAGGCGAACAGGAAGGGCAGGCTGCTTACTTTAAAGCGATTGCCGAAAGCACAGATTTAAATGCGATTGTCTACCAGCGTGACAATGTCTCTTTTTCAATCTCTACTTTGGAAACGCTTGCTGAAGTGCCGCAGGTGGTCGGTGTCAAAGACGGCCTTGGCAATATGGAGTTAAATACACTGCTCACACAGACATTTGGAGACCGTTTTGGATGGCTGAACGGAATGCCGCTGGCGGAAGTGACGATGCCGGCGTATATCCCATTAGGCTTTGATTCGTATTCATCGGCGATTTCGAATTACATTCCGCATATCTCCCGGAAGTTTTACACGAGCCTGCAAAACGGCGACCAGGAAACGGTTCGTGATATTTTTAAACATGTGATTCTGCCAATCCACAATATCCGCTGCCAGCGTAAAGGGTATGCCGTTTCTCTCATTAAAGCGGGAATGGAGATTGTCGGCAAGCCGGTTGGCGAACATGTAAGACTGCCGGTTCTTCCTGTGGAAAAAGAGCATTACGCACAAATGGAAAGCATCCTGAAAAATGCATTGGACCGTTTTCCAAAAGAAACAGCTGTACAACCAATCCAATAA
- the gucD gene encoding alpha-ketoglutaric semialdehyde dehydrogenase GucD → MITTIDTKTYLNFINGEWVPSVSNEVEKSLNPADRNEVVGYVQKSTADDLNQAVAAAKAAKEGWRRLSGAERGEYLYKAAHILEKRIDDIAECATREMGKTFAETKGETARGIAILKYYAGEGMRKVGDVIPSTDSSALMFTTRVPLGVVGVITPWNFPIAIPIWKIAPALVYGNTVVMKPATETAVTAAKIIECFEEAGFPAGVVNLITGPGRTIGQGIADHEDINGITFTGSNGVGKQIGQAALARGAKYQLEMGGKNPVIVAADADLDLAVEAVVTGAFRSTGQKCTATSRVIVASEVFDEFKERLVQKTKEITIGSGLDSRTWMGPCASENQLNTVLSYINKGIEEGAELLIGGKRAEEGSQADGYYVEPTIFDNCTPDMAIAREEIFGPVIALLKAASAEEALKLANDTEYGLSASIFTANIGHLLSFVNDMEAGLIRVNAESAGVELQAPFGGMKQSSSHSREQGEAAKEFFTSIKTVFVK, encoded by the coding sequence ATGATAACAACAATTGACACAAAAACATATCTTAATTTTATCAATGGCGAATGGGTTCCTTCCGTTTCAAATGAAGTGGAAAAAAGCTTGAATCCAGCAGACAGAAATGAAGTCGTCGGCTATGTACAAAAATCAACAGCCGATGATTTGAACCAGGCGGTGGCCGCAGCGAAAGCAGCGAAAGAAGGATGGCGCAGGCTGTCAGGGGCAGAACGTGGAGAGTACTTATATAAAGCAGCTCACATTCTCGAAAAAAGAATCGATGACATTGCGGAATGTGCCACACGGGAAATGGGCAAAACCTTTGCCGAAACAAAAGGCGAAACGGCCCGCGGCATTGCCATCTTAAAGTATTATGCAGGAGAAGGCATGCGCAAAGTAGGCGATGTGATTCCATCGACAGACAGCTCTGCCCTTATGTTTACAACACGTGTACCGCTCGGTGTAGTCGGAGTCATTACTCCCTGGAATTTCCCGATTGCGATTCCTATCTGGAAAATAGCGCCGGCGCTAGTATATGGCAACACGGTCGTCATGAAGCCGGCGACAGAAACAGCGGTGACAGCTGCTAAAATTATTGAATGCTTCGAAGAAGCCGGATTCCCGGCTGGCGTCGTGAATTTAATTACGGGACCAGGCAGAACAATCGGCCAGGGCATCGCTGATCATGAAGATATCAACGGCATTACGTTTACCGGTTCTAACGGCGTTGGCAAGCAGATCGGCCAGGCAGCGCTGGCACGTGGTGCAAAGTACCAGCTTGAAATGGGCGGGAAAAATCCAGTGATTGTGGCTGCCGATGCCGATCTTGATCTGGCAGTGGAAGCGGTTGTGACAGGCGCTTTTCGTTCAACGGGACAAAAATGTACGGCCACAAGCCGGGTGATTGTAGCATCTGAAGTGTTTGATGAATTTAAAGAAAGGCTCGTTCAAAAAACAAAAGAGATCACCATCGGCAGCGGCCTTGACAGCCGTACATGGATGGGGCCGTGTGCAAGCGAAAATCAATTAAATACGGTCCTTTCTTATATAAATAAAGGGATAGAAGAAGGCGCCGAACTCCTTATCGGAGGAAAACGTGCAGAGGAAGGAAGCCAGGCAGACGGATACTATGTGGAACCAACCATTTTTGACAATTGCACACCGGATATGGCCATTGCAAGAGAAGAAATATTTGGCCCAGTGATTGCCCTTTTAAAAGCAGCATCTGCGGAAGAAGCGCTGAAGCTTGCGAATGATACCGAGTACGGCTTAAGTGCTTCTATCTTTACAGCGAATATTGGGCATTTATTGTCCTTTGTCAATGATATGGAAGCAGGGCTCATCCGGGTAAATGCAGAAAGTGCCGGCGTAGAGCTTCAGGCTCCATTCGGCGGCATGAAGCAATCCAGCTCCCATTCCCGTGAACAGGGAGAAGCCGCGAAAGAATTCTTTACATCTATTAAAACTGTATTCGTCAAATAA
- a CDS encoding aspartyl-phosphate phosphatase Spo0E family protein — MILKNVIDLRKNIRKHRQDMYELANYKGIAHPDVIKASQQLDEEIVRLQKIIQEIRLFS, encoded by the coding sequence ATGATTCTAAAGAATGTTATAGATTTAAGGAAGAATATAAGAAAACATCGGCAAGATATGTACGAATTAGCTAATTATAAAGGAATAGCTCATCCCGATGTTATAAAAGCCAGCCAACAATTAGATGAAGAAATTGTAAGATTACAAAAAATTATTCAGGAAATTCGTTTATTCTCATAG
- a CDS encoding transposase, whose product MKVAKSLLHKITNQTEIFNATLDIYNDALAYVIEVIDKEFDDTERLTTKSIVPAVEKLIHATKSNPLPKYKEFNERFYKFPSYFRRSAIASAFGKVKSFRSNYQNWEKEQKYALYERKRFKKQPPRLQVKHKEFPVFHRKNMFNRTSDTTAQIKVFHQNDWVWIDIEFKGQDHYKRGVWEWKEHNPKLIKRGKKFFLSISYENKVTLTKTPIQEQKVCAVDLGLTNSAVCSVIDATGTVLGRTFIDQPKEKDRLQTLTNKLRKAQRASGRIPAPNFWRQINGYQQHIVCHTSHEIVKFASKYGCDVIVFEYLGRMKIPKGFYGARKLRFKLHGWRKIGIQNKVEEMAHCLGMRISRINPRNTSALAFDGSGKVERNSKKDLATFSTGKVYHSDLSASYNIGARYFIRAFQKSISETKWLSLQAKVPELAIRTSQILSSFISLHHALGPPEEA is encoded by the coding sequence ATGAAAGTTGCGAAGTCGCTGCTGCACAAAATTACAAACCAGACGGAAATCTTCAATGCTACGCTCGATATTTACAATGACGCTTTGGCTTACGTGATTGAGGTCATTGACAAAGAATTTGATGATACCGAACGCCTGACAACAAAGTCGATTGTGCCGGCAGTGGAAAAATTGATTCACGCAACCAAATCAAACCCTCTCCCGAAATACAAAGAGTTTAACGAACGTTTTTACAAGTTTCCATCCTACTTCCGCAGAAGTGCTATTGCTTCTGCTTTTGGCAAGGTAAAGAGCTTCCGCTCTAACTATCAAAATTGGGAAAAAGAGCAAAAGTACGCTCTTTACGAAAGAAAAAGATTTAAGAAACAGCCTCCGCGCCTGCAAGTGAAGCATAAAGAGTTCCCCGTTTTTCATCGCAAAAACATGTTCAATAGAACATCTGATACGACTGCACAAATTAAGGTATTCCATCAGAATGACTGGGTATGGATAGATATCGAATTTAAAGGGCAGGACCACTACAAACGCGGTGTCTGGGAATGGAAAGAACATAACCCTAAGCTGATTAAGCGGGGAAAGAAATTCTTCCTTTCCATCAGCTATGAAAATAAAGTTACTTTAACTAAAACGCCTATTCAAGAACAAAAAGTGTGTGCGGTAGACCTTGGACTGACGAATTCTGCGGTTTGTTCCGTTATTGATGCAACAGGCACTGTCTTAGGCAGGACGTTTATTGACCAGCCTAAAGAAAAAGACCGTCTGCAGACGTTAACAAATAAACTGCGGAAAGCACAGCGGGCAAGCGGCCGCATTCCTGCGCCAAACTTTTGGCGGCAGATCAATGGGTACCAGCAGCATATTGTCTGCCACACCAGCCATGAAATTGTTAAATTCGCGTCAAAGTATGGCTGTGACGTCATCGTATTCGAATACCTGGGCAGGATGAAAATCCCGAAGGGGTTTTATGGAGCCAGGAAACTTCGTTTCAAGCTTCACGGGTGGCGAAAAATAGGTATCCAGAACAAAGTAGAAGAAATGGCGCACTGCCTGGGCATGCGCATTTCCCGGATCAACCCGCGAAACACCAGCGCCCTGGCGTTCGACGGCTCTGGAAAAGTGGAACGAAACTCGAAAAAAGACCTTGCCACATTTTCAACAGGCAAAGTCTATCATTCGGATTTGTCCGCTTCTTATAATATCGGAGCCCGTTATTTCATTCGAGCTTTTCAAAAATCCATTTCGGAAACGAAATGGTTGTCACTTCAGGCAAAAGTTCCTGAGCTGGCAATAAGGACATCTCAGATCTTGTCTTCGTTCATTAGTCTCCATCATGCACTCGGGCCTCCGGAGGAAGCTTAA
- a CDS encoding sugar O-acetyltransferase produces MKTEKEKMLAGEMYNPADPVLSKERKEARRKVRIYNQTLETEGEKRTKLLKELLGSTGENVYMEPNIRFDYGYNTHVGENFFANFDCTILDVCEVRFGDNCMLAPGVQIYTATHPLHPTERNSGKEYAKPITFGNNVWVGGNAIINPGVTVGDNVVIASGAVVTKDIPDNVVVGGNPARVIKHVEI; encoded by the coding sequence ATGAAAACTGAAAAAGAGAAAATGTTAGCGGGAGAAATGTACAACCCGGCTGACCCGGTATTATCAAAAGAACGTAAGGAAGCAAGACGCAAGGTTAGAATATATAATCAAACTTTAGAAACTGAAGGAGAAAAACGGACTAAGTTATTGAAGGAGTTATTGGGTTCAACCGGAGAAAACGTATATATGGAACCAAATATCAGGTTCGATTATGGCTATAACACACATGTAGGAGAAAACTTTTTTGCAAACTTTGACTGTACCATTTTAGATGTTTGTGAAGTGCGATTTGGGGATAATTGTATGCTTGCACCTGGCGTACAAATCTATACCGCAACACATCCACTACATCCAACTGAACGTAATTCAGGTAAAGAATATGCAAAACCGATTACTTTCGGAAATAATGTATGGGTTGGAGGAAATGCCATAATTAATCCAGGTGTAACAGTAGGAGACAATGTTGTAATCGCATCAGGTGCAGTAGTGACGAAAGATATACCAGATAATGTGGTTGTTGGGGGAAATCCAGCAAGAGTGATTAAACACGTTGAAATATAA